A single Triticum aestivum cultivar Chinese Spring unplaced genomic scaffold, IWGSC CS RefSeq v2.1 scaffold93456, whole genome shotgun sequence DNA region contains:
- the LOC123176437 gene encoding desmethyl-deoxy-podophyllotoxin synthase — protein MAQQDQDVIMYYRNGLLLAAALLVPLLLLVRLRRPRGENLPPGPWRLPVIGSLHHLVGRLPHRFMRDLARRYDAPLILLRLGELDVVVASSADAAREVLKTQDAVFATRMQTPTIRALTVDGAGIALAPHGEHWRQARKLGVTELLGARPVQSLRGSREAGVAALVASIASASAASGPVNVSSLLSTYIIDVAVRALVGDRIGGDLRGEFLERLGEGVRLATGFGLADLFPSSRLVRAFSGSLGRLEALGRETSRVMDRIIDKHQHAGDEEKDFVDVMLRIQKNDGSLRAGTIRAMITDLFGAASDTSATTLEWAMAELMGSPAALRRAQAEVRSALAGESRVREEALPDLHYLRLVLKETLRLHPAAPLLLPRECPESRHVLGYTVPKGAMVLVNAWAIGRDAATWGADAEEFRPERFEEEAALDFKGTNFKFVPFGAGRRMCPGIAFGLAVVELALASFLFHFDWELPAGGLHMEEQLGVTARRKGDLWLHATVRVPVPALAL, from the exons ATGGCGCAGCAAGATCAAGACGTCATCATGTACTACCGCAATGGCCTCCTCCTGGCCGCCGCACTGCtagtccctctcctcctcctcgtgaGGCTCAGGCGGCCGCGCGGGGAGAACCTTCCCCCGGGGCCATGGCGGCTGCCGGTCATCGGCAGCCTGCACCACCTGGTCGGCAGGCTGCCGCACCGCTTCATGCGCGACCTCGCCCGCCGGTACGACGCCCCGCTCATACTGCTCCGCCTGGGGGAGCTCGACGTCGTCGTGGCCTCCTCCGCCGACGCGGCGAGGGAGGTCCTCAAGACCCAGGACGCGGTCTTCGCCACCCGCATGCAGACCCCCACCATCCGCGCGCTcacggtggacggcgccggcatcGCCCTGGCGCCGCACGGAGAGCACTGGCGGCAGGCCCGCAAGCTCGGCGTCACCGAGCTCCTCGGCGCACGGCCGGTCCAGTCCCTCCGCGGGTCCCGCGAGGCCGGCGTTGCCGCCCTCGTCGCCTCCATCGCCTCGGCGTCGGCGGCGTCAGGGCCTGTGAACGTCAGCTCCCTCCTTTCCACCTACATCATCGACGTGGCGGTGCGCGCCCTGGTGGGCGACCGGATCGGGGGCGACCTCCGCGGCGAATTCCTGGAGCGCCTCGGCGAGGGCGTCAGGCTGGCCACCGGATTCGGCCTCGCCGACCTGTTCCCGTCGTCGCGCCTCGTGCGTGCCTTCAGTGGCTCGCTAGGCCGGCTGGAGGCGCTAGGCCGCGAGACGAGCCGGGTCATGGACCGCATCATCGACAAGCAccagcacgccggcgacgaggaaaAAGACTTCGTCGACGTGATGCTCAGGATCCAGAAGAATGACGGCAGCCTCCGTGCTGGAACCATCCGTGCCATGATCACC GACCTGTTCGGGGCAGCGAGCGACACCTCGGCGACGACGCTCGAGTGGGCGATGGCCGAGCTCATGGGGAGCCCGGCGGCGCTTCGGAGGGCGCAGGCGGAGGTGCGATCCGCCCTGGCCGGGGAGAGCCGCGTCCGAGAGGAGGCCCTGCCGGACCTGCACTACCTGCGTCTCGTGCTCAAGGAGACGCTCCGGCTGCACCCGGCGGCGCCGCTGCTGCTCCCGCGGGAGTGCCCCGAGTCCCGACATGTCCTCGGCTACACCGTGCCCAAGGGCGCCATGGTGCTCGTCAACGCGTGGGCCATCGGCCGGGACGCGGCGACCTGGGGCGCCGACGCCGAGGAGTTCAGGCCGGAGAGGTTCgaagaggaggcggcgctggacttCAAGGGAACCAACTTCAAGTTCGTGCCGTTCGGCGCCGGCCGGAGGATGTGCCCTGGGATCGCCTTTGGCCTTGCGGTCGTGGAGCTCGCACTGGCCAGCTTCCTCTTCCATTTCGACTGGGAGCTCCCCGCCGGTGGGCTGCACATGGAGGAGCAGCTCGGGGTCACGGCCAGGAGGAAGGGCGACCTCTGGCTGCATGCCACAGTTCGGGTGCCTGTGCCTGCACTTGCTCTATAG